From Gordonia crocea, the proteins below share one genomic window:
- the purN gene encoding phosphoribosylglycinamide formyltransferase: MTVPVAVLASGTGSLLTALLDAAEADSAAFDVVAVAVDRDCRAAELAAQRGIAVITCRLGDYPDRGAWDRALTEQTAAFAPEWVATAGFMKILGPAFLDRFAGRVVNSHPALLPAFPGAHGVADALAYGVKVTGTTVHLVDGGVDTGPILAQTPVAVEPDDTEETLHERIKQVERVLLTDVVTALATRGVVTDGRKAQIP, from the coding sequence TTGCCGTACTGGCTTCGGGCACCGGCTCCCTCCTGACCGCGCTGCTCGACGCCGCCGAGGCGGATTCGGCTGCCTTCGACGTGGTGGCCGTCGCCGTCGACCGCGACTGCCGGGCGGCCGAGTTGGCCGCGCAGCGGGGGATCGCAGTCATCACCTGCCGGCTCGGCGACTACCCCGACCGGGGTGCCTGGGACCGCGCCCTGACCGAGCAAACCGCCGCCTTCGCGCCGGAGTGGGTGGCCACCGCCGGATTCATGAAGATCCTCGGCCCCGCTTTCCTCGACCGGTTCGCCGGCCGCGTGGTGAACTCCCACCCGGCGCTGCTCCCGGCGTTCCCCGGCGCCCACGGCGTGGCCGACGCCCTCGCCTACGGCGTGAAGGTCACCGGTACGACGGTGCACCTCGTCGACGGCGGCGTGGACACCGGCCCGATTCTCGCCCAGACCCCGGTGGCCGTCGAGCCCGACGACACCGAAGAAACGTTGCATGAGCGCATCAAGCAGGTCGAACGCGTGCTGCTCACCGACGTCGTCACAGCCCTTGCCACCCGTGGGGTGGTCACCGACGGACGAAAGGCCCAGATTCCGTGA
- the purH gene encoding bifunctional phosphoribosylaminoimidazolecarboxamide formyltransferase/IMP cyclohydrolase: MTDTKRPIRRALVSVYDKTGLTELATALHGAGVELVSTGSTAKTIAAAGVPVTEVSELTGFPECLEGRVKTLHPRVHAGILADTRKDDHLAQLDELGVAPFELVVVNLYPFTQTVASGATPDECIEQIDIGGPSMVRAAAKNHPSVAVVVDPADYEGIGAAVSGGGFSLVERQALAAKAFRHTADYDVAVASWMTSVVVPDTESQFPVWAGATWSRSAVLRYGENPHQAAALYTDNSGAAGLAQADQLHGKEMSFNNYTDGDAAWRAAHDFTAPAVAIVKHANPCGIAVGEDIAAAHRKAHECDPVSAYGGVIAANREVSLAMAEQVAEIFTEVIIAPSYAEGAVEVLSKKKNLRILIAQTPTQTGTELRPVSGGVLLQQRDVLDAEGDDPANWRLVAGEAADATTLADLEFAWRACRAVKSNAILLAVDGASVGVGMGQVNRVDSAHLAVQRAGARAAGSVGASDAFFPFADGLQVLIDGGVRAVVQPGGSIRDEEVIAAAEKAGVTLYLTGARHFAH, from the coding sequence GTGACCGATACCAAGCGCCCCATCCGCCGTGCACTCGTCAGCGTGTACGACAAGACCGGCCTGACCGAGCTCGCGACCGCCCTTCACGGTGCCGGCGTGGAACTCGTGTCGACCGGCTCGACGGCGAAAACCATTGCCGCCGCCGGTGTTCCGGTGACCGAGGTATCCGAACTCACCGGATTCCCGGAATGCCTGGAGGGCCGCGTCAAGACGCTGCACCCGCGCGTGCACGCCGGGATCCTGGCCGACACCCGCAAGGACGACCACCTGGCCCAACTCGACGAGCTGGGGGTGGCCCCCTTCGAGCTGGTGGTGGTCAACCTGTACCCCTTCACCCAGACGGTCGCCTCGGGTGCCACTCCCGACGAGTGCATCGAGCAGATCGACATCGGCGGCCCGTCGATGGTGCGGGCGGCGGCCAAGAACCATCCGTCGGTTGCCGTCGTCGTCGACCCCGCCGACTATGAGGGCATCGGGGCGGCGGTGTCGGGCGGCGGCTTCAGCTTGGTTGAGCGGCAGGCCCTGGCTGCCAAGGCGTTCCGGCACACCGCCGACTACGACGTCGCGGTCGCCTCGTGGATGACCAGCGTCGTCGTTCCCGACACCGAGTCGCAGTTCCCGGTTTGGGCCGGTGCGACGTGGAGCCGGTCGGCGGTGCTGCGCTACGGCGAGAACCCGCACCAGGCCGCCGCGCTCTACACCGACAACTCCGGGGCGGCGGGTCTCGCGCAGGCGGACCAGCTGCACGGCAAGGAGATGTCGTTCAACAACTACACCGACGGGGACGCCGCCTGGCGCGCCGCGCACGACTTCACCGCCCCCGCGGTCGCGATCGTCAAACACGCGAACCCGTGCGGCATCGCCGTCGGCGAGGACATCGCGGCCGCGCACCGCAAGGCGCACGAGTGCGACCCGGTCAGCGCCTATGGCGGGGTCATCGCGGCCAACCGCGAGGTCAGCCTGGCGATGGCGGAGCAGGTTGCCGAGATCTTCACCGAGGTGATCATCGCGCCGTCCTACGCCGAGGGCGCCGTCGAGGTGCTGTCCAAGAAGAAGAATCTGCGCATCCTGATCGCGCAGACGCCGACGCAGACCGGCACCGAACTGCGGCCCGTCTCCGGTGGTGTGTTGCTCCAGCAGCGCGACGTCCTCGACGCCGAGGGCGACGACCCGGCGAACTGGCGCCTGGTCGCCGGCGAGGCGGCCGACGCCACCACCCTCGCGGACTTGGAGTTCGCGTGGCGCGCCTGCCGCGCGGTCAAGAGCAACGCGATCCTGCTGGCCGTCGACGGCGCCTCGGTGGGCGTCGGCATGGGCCAGGTGAACCGCGTCGACTCCGCGCACCTCGCCGTGCAACGGGCGGGGGCGCGGGCCGCGGGATCGGTGGGGGCCTCCGACGCTTTCTTCCCGTTTGCCGACGGGCTGCAGGTCCTGATCGACGGCGGCGTGCGTGCGGTGGTGCAACCGGGCGGGTCGATCCGCGACGAAGAGGTCATCGCCGCCGCGGAGAAGGCCGGGGTCACCCTCTACCTGACCGGGGCGCGCCACTTCGCGCACTGA